A genome region from Coprococcus phoceensis includes the following:
- a CDS encoding iron chelate uptake ABC transporter family permease subunit, with product MMVLVILACALYMLVNVKFGNEKLFWYAMKIRTPKLIVMLITAFAIGGASIVFQSIINNTIVTPCLLGMNSLYMVIHTAVVFVAGSGSVLAVNPNAAFAVDLVLMGGTATVIYSYLFKKTNHNVLYVLLIGTVLTSFFGSIQSTLTRVMDPNEYDSLLATLVASFSNVNSEIIVFSVIVMGLVVFCLRKELALLDVITLGKEQAINLGVDYDRCIRRLLLGVTLFIAVATAMVGPISFLGLIIANLSRQLLQTYRHSHLILGSAFFGMVILVAGQLLVEQIYSYTVPVSVFITVFGGIYFLYLLLRERKES from the coding sequence ATGATGGTTCTTGTGATTTTAGCATGTGCGCTTTACATGTTGGTGAATGTAAAGTTTGGCAATGAGAAATTGTTCTGGTATGCGATGAAAATTCGTACACCAAAATTAATTGTGATGCTGATCACGGCGTTTGCCATCGGCGGGGCATCTATTGTGTTCCAGTCTATTATCAACAATACTATTGTGACACCATGTCTGCTTGGAATGAATTCTCTGTACATGGTCATACACACTGCGGTTGTGTTTGTCGCCGGCTCAGGAAGTGTTTTAGCTGTCAATCCAAATGCTGCATTTGCGGTGGATCTTGTATTGATGGGCGGAACCGCGACCGTTATTTACAGTTATCTGTTTAAAAAGACAAATCATAATGTGCTTTATGTACTGCTTATAGGAACTGTGTTGACTTCCTTCTTCGGAAGTATCCAGTCCACTTTGACGAGGGTGATGGATCCGAATGAATATGACAGCCTGCTGGCGACCTTAGTCGCAAGTTTTAGTAACGTCAATTCAGAGATTATTGTATTTTCTGTGATTGTTATGGGACTCGTGGTCTTTTGCCTGAGAAAAGAACTGGCTTTGTTAGATGTGATCACACTCGGAAAAGAACAGGCAATTAATCTGGGAGTGGATTATGACAGATGTATCAGACGACTGTTATTGGGTGTGACGCTGTTTATTGCAGTGGCGACTGCGATGGTTGGACCGATTTCCTTTTTGGGACTGATCATTGCAAATCTCTCCAGACAGCTTTTGCAGACATATCGTCACAGTCATCTTATTTTGGGATCGGCATTTTTCGGAATGGTGATTCTGGTGGCAGGACAGCTTTTGGTAGAGCAGATTTATTCCTATACCGTTCCGGTAAGTGTGTTTATTACCGTGTTTGGAGGAATCTATTTTCTGTATCTGCTGCTGAGAGAAAGGAAGGAAAGTTAG
- a CDS encoding iron ABC transporter ATP-binding protein, producing MIVEELIKTYDGKPVVDSVSFSLPKGKVTSLIGPNGAGKSTVMGMISRLIARDGGLVEFEGQDIGKWKSKELSKRLAILTQSNHIQMKLTVEELVAFGRFPYSGGRLTEEDKKMIDRAISYMELDEFRERFIDELSGGQRQRAYIAMVIAQDTEYILFDEPTNNLDIYHATNLMKTVRKLCDELGKTIVLVLHEINYAAFYSDYICAFVDGKIAKFGTVEEVMTKEALTEIYKVDFEIMKIAGKPLSIYY from the coding sequence ATGATTGTAGAAGAATTGATAAAAACATATGATGGAAAACCGGTGGTAGATTCGGTCAGCTTTTCACTCCCGAAAGGGAAAGTGACATCTTTGATCGGACCAAACGGAGCAGGAAAATCAACGGTTATGGGAATGATTTCCAGACTGATTGCAAGAGATGGAGGACTTGTCGAGTTTGAAGGGCAGGATATCGGAAAATGGAAGAGCAAAGAGCTCTCGAAGCGCCTTGCGATTTTAACGCAGAGCAACCACATTCAGATGAAGCTGACGGTGGAAGAGTTGGTGGCGTTTGGAAGATTCCCTTACTCAGGAGGCCGTCTTACAGAGGAAGATAAAAAGATGATTGACAGGGCAATCTCATACATGGAACTGGACGAATTTCGAGAGCGTTTTATCGATGAGCTGTCAGGAGGTCAAAGACAGAGAGCGTATATCGCAATGGTAATTGCACAGGATACGGAGTACATTCTGTTCGATGAGCCGACGAACAACCTTGATATCTACCATGCAACAAATCTGATGAAAACGGTTCGAAAGCTTTGTGATGAGCTTGGGAAAACGATTGTTTTAGTATTGCATGAGATTAATTATGCGGCATTTTATTCCGATTATATCTGTGCGTTTGTGGACGGCAAGATCGCAAAATTCGGAACCGTGGAGGAGGTGATGACGAAAGAGGCATTGACAGAAATTTATAAAGTAGATTTTGAGATTATGAAGATTGCCGGGAAACCGCTATCAATCTATTATTAA
- a CDS encoding GatB/YqeY domain-containing protein yields MSKTDEVRKAMVDAMKAKDKDTKDTLSLLLAALKNKAIDKRADLTEEEEVQVILKEIKQTKESLEMTPSDRTDMIEECKRRLAVLETFAPKMMDADEIKAVVESVLSELGITAPTAKDKGRIMKELMPKVKGKADGKLVNEIVGSYMTE; encoded by the coding sequence ATGAGTAAAACAGATGAAGTAAGAAAAGCAATGGTCGATGCAATGAAAGCAAAAGATAAAGACACAAAAGATACACTTTCTCTTTTACTTGCTGCGTTAAAGAACAAAGCCATCGATAAAAGAGCTGATTTGACTGAAGAAGAAGAGGTTCAGGTCATCTTAAAGGAGATCAAACAGACAAAAGAATCGTTGGAGATGACGCCTTCTGACCGCACAGATATGATTGAAGAGTGCAAAAGACGACTTGCAGTGCTGGAGACATTTGCTCCGAAGATGATGGATGCCGACGAGATCAAAGCAGTTGTGGAAAGCGTTTTGAGCGAGCTTGGAATCACTGCTCCGACAGCCAAAGATAAAGGACGGATCATGAAAGAACTGATGCCGAAAGTAAAAGGAAAAGCAGACGGAAAGCTTGTCAATGAGATCGTTGGTTCTTATATGACAGAGTAG
- a CDS encoding MATE family efflux transporter, with translation MTNSIAQKFNVFSLLKFAFPTMVMMVFMSLYTIVDGIFVSRLVGSNALSAVNIVYPVINLMFACGIMLSTGGSAIVARQIGEKKESEARENFSLIALVSFLVGVVILAVGILFLEPLCNVLGATPLILSDCKRYLGVLLLFGPLTMMQMFFQVFFVTAGKPTLGLVLTITGGVTNVILDYLFMGPMGMGVIGAALATGIGQTIMAVVGIVYFFVIKKGLYFVRPVFRRTVLLESCGNGSSEMVSNLSMAIVTFLFNLTMLRLLGEDGVAAITIVLYGQFLFTSMYLGFSMGVAPVFSFNYGDKNYDQLKRIYKICMYFITVSSIVILVMALVFAEPIVGIFSGRDSRTYEIAADGFFLFSFNYIFAGINIFASAMFTAFGDGKRSAIISFCRTFIFIVVSILVLPLVMGVTGVWLSVPLAEFVTLFISVGYFKSQHKKYHYA, from the coding sequence ATGACGAATTCAATAGCGCAGAAATTTAATGTGTTTTCATTGCTGAAGTTTGCATTCCCGACGATGGTGATGATGGTATTTATGTCTTTATATACGATTGTAGACGGAATTTTTGTATCCAGACTTGTCGGGAGCAATGCGTTGTCCGCGGTCAATATCGTTTATCCGGTCATCAATCTGATGTTTGCATGCGGGATTATGCTATCAACAGGTGGGAGCGCCATTGTCGCACGTCAGATTGGTGAGAAAAAAGAAAGTGAGGCAAGGGAAAATTTTTCTTTGATCGCATTGGTGAGCTTTCTGGTAGGAGTGGTGATTTTAGCGGTCGGGATACTGTTTTTGGAACCGCTTTGCAATGTGCTTGGAGCGACACCTCTGATTCTTTCAGACTGTAAACGATATTTGGGTGTTCTTTTACTGTTTGGACCGCTGACGATGATGCAGATGTTTTTTCAGGTATTTTTTGTGACTGCGGGAAAGCCGACACTCGGATTGGTTTTAACGATTACAGGCGGAGTTACCAATGTCATTTTAGATTATCTGTTTATGGGACCTATGGGAATGGGCGTGATTGGAGCGGCTCTTGCAACCGGAATTGGACAGACGATCATGGCGGTTGTTGGAATTGTGTACTTTTTCGTGATCAAAAAGGGGCTTTATTTTGTACGACCGGTATTTCGCAGAACAGTATTGCTGGAAAGCTGTGGAAATGGCTCTTCGGAGATGGTGAGCAATCTTTCAATGGCGATTGTGACCTTTTTATTTAACCTGACGATGCTGCGTCTCCTCGGGGAAGACGGAGTGGCAGCAATTACGATCGTGCTGTACGGTCAGTTTTTGTTCACATCAATGTATCTGGGATTTTCAATGGGAGTGGCTCCGGTGTTCAGTTTTAATTACGGGGACAAAAATTATGACCAGCTGAAGCGAATTTATAAAATCTGCATGTACTTCATCACGGTATCTTCTATTGTGATTCTTGTGATGGCGCTTGTTTTTGCAGAGCCGATAGTAGGAATCTTCAGTGGAAGAGATTCAAGGACATATGAAATTGCAGCAGATGGATTTTTCTTGTTTTCTTTTAATTATATATTTGCGGGAATCAATATTTTTGCATCTGCGATGTTTACTGCATTTGGTGATGGGAAAAGATCTGCGATCATCTCGTTTTGCAGGACGTTTATTTTCATCGTGGTGAGTATCCTTGTACTGCCATTGGTGATGGGGGTGACGGGTGTTTGGCTGTCTGTTCCGCTGGCGGAATTTGTGACGCTGTTCATATCTGTCGGCTACTTTAAAAGTCAGCACAAAAAATACCATTATGCATAG
- the scfA gene encoding six-cysteine ranthipeptide SCIFF — MKHIKTLNTQTLNNTVKKGGCGECQTSCQSACKTSCTVGNQTCEQKR, encoded by the coding sequence ATGAAACATATCAAAACATTGAATACACAGACATTAAACAATACAGTGAAAAAAGGTGGATGTGGAGAATGTCAGACATCATGCCAGTCAGCATGTAAGACATCTTGTACAGTAGGAAATCAGACTTGCGAACAAAAAAGATAA
- a CDS encoding MerR family transcriptional regulator, whose amino-acid sequence MEKKLKSNRDAYLTTGEFAKLAGVSKHTLFHYDKIGLLSPEIKLPENQYRYYSISQLELLEIITLLKELDMPLSEIKSYLDNRTTSLFIELLTKEQTLIREKIQAMQQMERWIQEELTLLHNVSASALDDISVIHFPAKYMLTTPVHSLHDKEIAKTIRDLILYGNEHQIQSPYGVGGIRDLSSFDLTTEEYTDFYLLLDHRPENVPLCVRESGHYLRAFHCGGYETIHTTYEKMLQYASENALELTGIFYEDVLIDTLTEKKEEDYILQISCKLKKG is encoded by the coding sequence TTGGAGAAAAAATTAAAATCGAATCGAGATGCCTATCTGACAACCGGAGAATTTGCAAAACTTGCAGGTGTCTCCAAGCACACATTGTTTCACTATGATAAAATCGGGCTTTTATCACCGGAAATCAAACTCCCCGAAAATCAATATCGCTACTACTCCATCTCACAGCTGGAGCTTTTGGAAATCATCACCTTATTAAAGGAACTTGATATGCCGCTGTCTGAGATCAAATCATATCTGGACAACCGGACAACATCGCTTTTCATTGAGCTGCTCACCAAAGAGCAGACACTTATCCGTGAAAAAATCCAGGCGATGCAGCAGATGGAGCGTTGGATTCAAGAAGAACTTACGCTGCTTCACAATGTATCTGCATCTGCATTGGACGATATTTCTGTTATTCATTTTCCGGCAAAATATATGCTTACCACACCTGTGCATTCCCTGCACGACAAAGAAATTGCAAAAACGATCCGAGACCTCATTCTTTACGGCAATGAACATCAGATTCAAAGTCCTTACGGAGTCGGGGGAATCCGCGACCTTTCTTCGTTCGATTTAACGACAGAAGAGTATACCGATTTCTATCTGCTTTTAGACCATAGGCCAGAGAATGTTCCGCTTTGTGTCCGGGAATCCGGACACTATCTTCGTGCATTTCACTGTGGAGGCTACGAGACCATCCATACGACCTATGAAAAAATGCTGCAATATGCATCTGAAAACGCCTTAGAGCTGACTGGTATATTTTACGAAGATGTTCTGATTGACACGCTCACCGAAAAAAAGGAGGAAGATTATATCCTCCAGATCAGCTGTAAATTAAAAAAGGGATAG
- a CDS encoding siderophore ABC transporter substrate-binding protein translates to MKKLTTLVLALVMVFSLAACGNKNSGTTSKEDTNKTEKPKTVTIKSFNANNEETDLEVPYDAQRIAVMDMAALDILDSLGLGDRVVGSSSTSLDYLQEYVTNDEIVDLGTIKEADMEAVMSCEPDVIFIGGRLAQSYDALSEIAPVVYLSTDTEIGLVKSVEKNAKTIASMFGVEDDVKDLMDGYDARIEKLKAFAEGKSAIIGMCTSGGFNVLGNDGRCALIGNEVGFENIGVDANVDTSTHGNEASFEFVVEKNPDYIFVLDRDAAIGTDGAQLAKDIMENELIMGTDAYKDGKIVYLEHPAVWYTAEGGVNALGFMLEDLENALLK, encoded by the coding sequence ATGAAAAAATTGACAACTTTAGTGCTTGCGCTTGTGATGGTATTTAGTCTTGCAGCTTGCGGAAATAAGAATTCAGGAACAACTTCAAAAGAAGATACAAATAAAACAGAAAAACCAAAAACAGTTACAATTAAAAGCTTTAATGCGAACAATGAAGAAACAGATTTGGAAGTGCCTTATGATGCACAAAGAATCGCTGTGATGGATATGGCGGCGCTTGATATTTTAGACAGTCTCGGATTGGGAGATCGTGTAGTGGGTTCTTCCAGCACATCATTGGACTATCTTCAGGAGTACGTTACGAATGATGAAATTGTGGATTTAGGAACAATCAAAGAGGCAGATATGGAAGCAGTGATGTCGTGTGAGCCGGATGTGATCTTTATCGGAGGACGTCTTGCACAGTCTTATGATGCACTGAGTGAAATTGCACCGGTTGTCTATCTGTCCACAGACACAGAAATCGGACTTGTAAAAAGTGTGGAGAAAAATGCAAAGACGATTGCATCTATGTTTGGTGTGGAAGATGATGTGAAAGATCTGATGGACGGCTATGATGCGAGAATTGAAAAGCTGAAAGCGTTTGCCGAAGGAAAAAGTGCGATTATCGGAATGTGTACAAGTGGAGGATTCAATGTTCTCGGAAACGATGGACGTTGCGCTTTGATCGGTAATGAGGTTGGATTTGAGAATATCGGAGTGGATGCAAATGTCGATACTTCTACACATGGGAATGAGGCGTCATTTGAATTTGTGGTAGAGAAGAATCCGGATTACATCTTTGTATTGGACCGTGATGCGGCGATCGGTACAGATGGCGCGCAGCTTGCAAAGGATATTATGGAAAACGAGCTGATTATGGGAACAGATGCTTATAAGGACGGAAAAATCGTCTATTTAGAACATCCTGCAGTTTGGTATACGGCAGAAGGCGGTGTAAATGCACTCGGATTTATGCTTGAAGATTTAGAAAACGCACTGTTAAAATAA
- a CDS encoding ABC transporter permease, with the protein MKERMSTIILAALLLVLSAVSLFVGVIDVTPIELFRGNMEQLEIFLISRLPRLLAIICTGVGMSTAGLIMQQLCMNKFVSPTTGATISSAQFGILLALLFMPQSTLWGRAIFAFTTAILGTWIFVWFIQRIQFKEAVMVPLVGIMFGNVVSGITSYLAYKYEMTQALSSWLVGHFSMVLKGRYEIVYLVVPLVILAFLFANHFNIVGMGKDFSKNLGVPYKFVLFMGLTIAAMITASVVVVVGSISYIGLIVPNIVSMFKGDKIRGTLVDTALFGANFVLMCDLIGRVVIAPYELPIELIVGIFGSLLFIMLLLYRLKHGRKAIHFTRRGENKTCIMEGGTSL; encoded by the coding sequence ATGAAAGAGCGGATGTCAACAATCATCCTTGCAGCACTTCTTCTGGTTCTGTCAGCGGTGTCTTTATTTGTGGGTGTGATTGATGTGACCCCTATAGAATTGTTCCGTGGAAATATGGAACAATTGGAAATCTTTTTGATTTCCAGGCTGCCACGCCTGCTTGCAATCATCTGCACCGGTGTCGGGATGAGTACGGCGGGATTGATTATGCAGCAGCTTTGCATGAATAAATTCGTCTCTCCGACTACGGGAGCGACGATTTCGTCTGCGCAATTTGGAATTCTTCTGGCACTTTTGTTTATGCCGCAGTCCACGCTGTGGGGGCGGGCAATATTTGCATTTACCACGGCGATTCTCGGAACATGGATTTTTGTGTGGTTCATACAACGAATTCAGTTTAAAGAAGCGGTTATGGTACCGCTTGTGGGAATTATGTTCGGGAATGTGGTGTCTGGAATTACGAGTTATCTCGCCTACAAATATGAGATGACGCAGGCACTTTCCTCATGGCTTGTGGGGCATTTTTCAATGGTGTTAAAGGGCAGATATGAGATTGTATATCTTGTGGTACCGCTTGTGATACTGGCATTTCTGTTTGCGAATCATTTTAACATCGTCGGAATGGGAAAGGATTTTTCCAAAAATCTTGGAGTCCCGTATAAGTTTGTTCTGTTTATGGGGCTGACGATTGCAGCGATGATTACAGCATCGGTAGTTGTCGTGGTGGGTTCCATTTCCTATATCGGTCTGATCGTTCCAAATATTGTCTCTATGTTTAAAGGGGATAAGATTCGTGGAACGCTTGTGGATACGGCATTGTTTGGGGCAAATTTTGTTCTTATGTGTGATCTGATCGGTCGAGTCGTAATTGCGCCGTATGAATTGCCGATCGAATTGATTGTGGGAATTTTCGGAAGTCTGCTTTTTATTATGCTGTTGCTTTACCGGCTGAAACATGGCCGCAAGGCGATCCATTTTACCCGTAGAGGGGAAAATAAGACGTGCATTATGGAAGGGGGAACGAGTCTGTGA
- the spoVT gene encoding stage V sporulation protein T codes for MKATGIVRRIDDLGRVVIPKEIRRTLRIREGDPLEIFTAREGEIVLKKYSPISELSSFAKEYAESLAVTCGATVCVTDHDQIIAVSGAGKKELQDKYVSKQLERIFKEREAVHASAGEKKYVAVIDERIQEYEDEIIHPILCGGDVIGAVILLEKKKKFGETEEKLAACAANFLGRQMEQ; via the coding sequence ATGAAAGCAACAGGAATTGTAAGAAGAATTGATGATCTGGGGAGAGTGGTCATTCCAAAAGAAATCAGGAGAACACTTCGGATTCGAGAGGGAGACCCATTGGAAATATTCACGGCCCGAGAGGGAGAGATTGTCCTGAAAAAATATTCACCGATCAGTGAGCTTTCCTCATTTGCAAAAGAATATGCGGAAAGTCTTGCGGTAACGTGCGGAGCAACGGTCTGTGTGACGGATCATGATCAGATTATTGCGGTATCCGGTGCGGGAAAAAAAGAATTACAGGATAAATATGTGAGTAAACAGTTGGAACGTATTTTTAAGGAACGGGAAGCAGTGCATGCATCGGCAGGTGAAAAGAAATATGTGGCGGTGATTGATGAACGGATACAGGAATATGAAGATGAGATCATTCATCCGATCCTGTGCGGAGGAGATGTCATCGGAGCGGTAATTCTGTTAGAAAAGAAGAAAAAATTTGGAGAGACAGAAGAAAAACTCGCCGCATGCGCAGCTAATTTTCTTGGAAGACAAATGGAACAATAG
- the scfB gene encoding thioether cross-link-forming SCIFF peptide maturase, giving the protein MIHQYRNNGYNIVLDVNSGSVHVVDDLCYDLIACLEAMNPDHTEATLQSEETSAYVKEQLGEKYKEDELKEALEDIAELTKAGQLFTKDIYEAYIGEVKSRKTVVKALCIHIAHDCNLACQYCFAEEGEYHGRRALMSYEVGKKALDFLIANSGNRKNLEVDFFGGEPLMNWQVVKDLVAYGREQEKLHDKHFRFTLTTNGVLLNDEVKEFVNKEMDNVVLSLDGRKEVNDKMRPFRNGKGSYDLIVPKFQKLAESRNQEKYYIRGTFTRDNLDFSKDVLHFADLGFEQISIEPVVGEDSDFYSIKKEDLPQIFEEYDTLAKAIIEREEAGKGFNFFHFMIDLDGGPCVAKRLSGCGSGTEYLAVTPWGDLYPCHQFVGEEDFLMGNVDEGIVRPEIADEFRGCSVYSKEKCKNCFAKFYCSGGCMANSYKFHGSIHDAYDIGCEMQRKRVECAIMIKAALADGERM; this is encoded by the coding sequence GTGATTCATCAGTACCGAAACAATGGTTATAATATTGTGCTCGATGTGAACAGCGGTTCCGTGCATGTGGTAGATGATTTGTGTTATGATTTGATCGCCTGTTTAGAGGCAATGAACCCGGATCATACAGAAGCGACACTGCAAAGCGAAGAGACATCGGCGTATGTGAAAGAACAATTAGGAGAAAAATATAAAGAGGACGAATTAAAAGAGGCGTTAGAAGATATTGCGGAACTTACAAAGGCTGGACAGCTCTTTACAAAAGATATATACGAGGCATATATCGGAGAGGTAAAAAGCAGAAAGACGGTTGTAAAGGCATTGTGCATCCACATTGCGCATGACTGTAACCTCGCATGCCAATACTGTTTTGCAGAAGAGGGCGAATATCATGGAAGACGAGCTCTGATGTCATATGAGGTCGGGAAAAAGGCTCTGGACTTCTTGATTGCAAATTCGGGTAACCGAAAGAATCTGGAAGTAGATTTCTTTGGCGGGGAACCGCTTATGAACTGGCAGGTAGTAAAAGATCTTGTGGCGTACGGAAGAGAGCAGGAAAAACTCCATGATAAGCATTTCCGTTTTACACTGACAACGAACGGTGTGCTTCTGAATGACGAGGTAAAGGAATTTGTCAACAAAGAGATGGACAATGTGGTATTAAGTCTGGATGGACGAAAAGAAGTCAATGACAAGATGCGTCCGTTCCGCAACGGAAAAGGAAGTTATGACCTGATCGTGCCGAAATTCCAGAAACTGGCAGAAAGCCGTAATCAGGAAAAATACTATATCAGAGGAACTTTTACAAGAGATAATTTGGATTTCTCAAAAGATGTTCTGCATTTTGCGGATTTGGGATTCGAGCAGATTTCCATTGAGCCTGTAGTAGGAGAGGATTCAGATTTTTATTCGATCAAGAAAGAAGATCTTCCACAGATTTTTGAAGAATATGATACATTGGCAAAAGCAATCATTGAGAGAGAAGAGGCGGGAAAAGGATTTAACTTCTTCCATTTTATGATTGATTTGGACGGAGGTCCTTGCGTTGCGAAGAGACTTTCCGGATGTGGTTCGGGAACAGAGTATCTTGCAGTCACACCTTGGGGGGACTTATATCCTTGTCATCAGTTTGTCGGTGAGGAAGATTTCCTGATGGGAAATGTCGACGAAGGGATTGTGAGACCGGAAATTGCAGATGAATTCAGAGGCTGCAGTGTCTATTCCAAAGAAAAATGTAAGAACTGTTTTGCGAAATTCTATTGTAGTGGGGGATGTATGGCAAATTCTTACAAGTTTCATGGTTCGATTCATGATGCATATGATATTGGCTGTGAGATGCAAAGGAAACGTGTGGAATGTGCGATTATGATCAAGGCTGCATTGGCAGACGGAGAAAGGATGTAA
- a CDS encoding TIGR04086 family membrane protein, whose amino-acid sequence MEKQVQKESKLIWILKSLLAAYLVTGILLVLLTFLLYQFELDEQKVTAGIVVIYVVSTFVGGLILGKLTKVKRFAWGLTLGVAYFVLLLLISLGIYRGIDGNWSNILTTFLMCAGGGMFGGMIS is encoded by the coding sequence ATGGAAAAACAGGTTCAAAAAGAATCGAAGCTCATATGGATCTTGAAATCACTGCTTGCGGCGTATCTTGTAACGGGTATATTGCTTGTGCTGCTGACATTTTTATTGTATCAGTTTGAGCTGGACGAACAGAAAGTGACTGCGGGGATTGTGGTGATTTATGTGGTGTCTACTTTTGTGGGAGGTCTTATATTAGGAAAGCTTACAAAAGTAAAACGATTTGCATGGGGCTTGACGCTTGGGGTTGCTTATTTTGTATTGCTGCTTTTGATATCGCTTGGGATATACAGGGGGATTGACGGGAACTGGAGCAATATTCTTACGACATTTCTGATGTGTGCCGGAGGGGGGATGTTTGGAGGAATGATTTCTTAA